The DNA sequence GGCGCTCCCGCGCCGGTGCCGATAAACACGGCATCGAACTTGCGCTTTTCCAGAAGATCGTCAACCGTCTCGATGCGGCCCACGACCCAGTTGGTCTTGAACTCGACCCCCAGCTGTCTGAGTTCGTCGATTTCGGATCGAACGATCGCTTTGGGCAGACGGAACTCAGGTATCCCGTACACCAGGACTCCTCCCAACTCATGGAGGGCCTCAAACACGGTTACGGCAACACCTTTCTTGATCAATGCCCCGGCAAGTGTCAAACCGGCCGGACCGGAGCCCACTACGCCTACCTTTAGCCCTGTCGGTTTGGGAAGCTCGGGCATCTTCCCTTCAGCATGCTCCGCGGCCCAGTCCGCCACGTATCTCTCGAGGCGGCCGATCGCGCATGGTTCGCCTTTTCCCTTCTTGTTGAGCACACACTTGGACTCACACTGGCTTTCCTGGGGGCATACTCTGCCGGCGATACGCGGGAGGCTGTTCTTCTCTTTGAGTTTCCACGACGCGCCTAGCACATCACCGGCCTTTACCATGGAGATAAAATCAGGTATGTCCACTTCAACCGGGCACCCGGCCATGCAATAGGGCTTCTTGCACTTTAGGCAACGGCTGGATTCGAGCAGGGCCAGATCGTTGTCGTATCCCAAAGCCACTTCATAGAAGTTGTGAGCCCTCTCCAGAGGGTCCTGCTCACGCATCTTCTGCCGAGGAATCTTCGGCTTGGCTGGTTTTGGTTGTTCTTGTTCGGTCATGATGTGCCTCCCGGAATCTCGCATTCACACCCTCGAGGTGTCTCACGGAATTTGTTTAATGCGATCAGCTCCGGGCCTTTGTACATGGCCAATCTCTTCATGAGCAGATC is a window from the Desulfomonile tiedjei genome containing:
- the gltA gene encoding NADPH-dependent glutamate synthase, which produces MTEQEQPKPAKPKIPRQKMREQDPLERAHNFYEVALGYDNDLALLESSRCLKCKKPYCMAGCPVEVDIPDFISMVKAGDVLGASWKLKEKNSLPRIAGRVCPQESQCESKCVLNKKGKGEPCAIGRLERYVADWAAEHAEGKMPELPKPTGLKVGVVGSGPAGLTLAGALIKKGVAVTVFEALHELGGVLVYGIPEFRLPKAIVRSEIDELRQLGVEFKTNWVVGRIETVDDLLEKRKFDAVFIGTGAGAPLFLRIPGENLNGVYSANEYLTRSNLMKAYMFPEWDTPVAKGRRVVVFGGGNVAMDSARTALRLGAEEVTIVYRRTMDELPARSEEVHHAIEEGVKFQLLTAPQEILGKETGWAVGVKCQKMELGEPDDSGRRRPVPVAGAYFDIECDTVIVAIGNAANPLVPSTTKNLETNKWGNIVADLETGKTSKDRVWAGGDIVTGAATVILAMGAGRKSALSMLQTFGI